A single region of the Candidatus Poribacteria bacterium genome encodes:
- a CDS encoding STAS domain-containing protein has product MSTQIRRQGDVAIVEPNGKLVGSSVVELREAIAPQIETYDEPRILINFENVNMIDSSGLGALMEARAITTRKKGRIGVINVGKNIKNLVLLSRLVSMFEHYDTEDAAVLGLSA; this is encoded by the coding sequence ATGTCAACCCAAATTCGTAGACAAGGCGACGTAGCGATTGTGGAACCCAATGGAAAATTAGTGGGATCCTCCGTGGTAGAATTACGAGAGGCAATCGCACCGCAAATAGAGACTTACGACGAGCCACGTATCCTTATCAACTTTGAGAACGTCAATATGATTGACAGTTCAGGACTTGGTGCTCTCATGGAAGCACGTGCGATCACGACCCGAAAGAAGGGGCGCATCGGGGTCATCAACGTTGGCAAAAACATCAAAAACTTGGTCCTTCTGAGTCGTCTCGTGAGTATGTTTGAACATTATGACACTGAGGATGCGGCAGTCTTAGGGCTATCCGCATAG
- a CDS encoding VOC family protein: MAVTFHHVHLRCEDLEGAVRYYEEMFDGKVTETVEVRGLPITRMEIGGERIFLSPKLGDMEVEDTSGNPRWGVYQLAFTVEDLDAEVAKLQAKGAELEDLKPNGLMMAFFKGPDNVQIELIEA, encoded by the coding sequence ATGGCAGTTACATTTCACCACGTTCATCTTCGTTGTGAAGATTTAGAAGGTGCAGTTCGTTACTATGAAGAGATGTTTGATGGAAAGGTCACAGAAACCGTAGAGGTCCGCGGGTTACCGATCACTCGGATGGAAATCGGCGGCGAACGGATCTTTCTCTCACCGAAGCTGGGAGATATGGAAGTCGAGGACACCAGTGGAAATCCACGTTGGGGTGTCTATCAACTCGCCTTTACCGTAGAAGACTTGGACGCGGAAGTCGCGAAGCTCCAAGCGAAAGGCGCGGAACTTGAAGATTTGAAACCCAATGGACTCATGATGGCGTTTTTCAAGGGACCCGACAACGTTCAAATTGAACTCATTGAGGCATAA
- a CDS encoding serine hydrolase yields the protein MLDTWEVSTLDAAGFNPESIIEATNRIRNQDYKNIHSLLIVRNRTLVYEEYFAGIDGHKGFVEFDKNKLHDLRSVSKSVASALIGIAIDRGYIESVDVPIFQFFPEYADHRTDEKNRITLKHLLTMTAGFEWDQSGAHQSEPDSLNSEAQMENSADFIEYVLSKEMSDEPGERFNYNSGCTILLAGVIKNVSGMHADQFAEKYLFRPLGINHHDWFRTANGLPQTHAGLLLRPRDMAKIGQLYLDQGRWKDQQIFPASWVSESTKPHSKNEGYGFGWWLDSFSVQGRTLKGYVAAGNGGQFIFVIPDIQMVIVFSGGNYGSSIANQAFKIVNEYVLPSVNNHL from the coding sequence ATGCTTGACACTTGGGAGGTCTCGACTCTCGACGCAGCAGGTTTCAACCCTGAGTCGATTATTGAGGCGACAAACCGCATACGAAACCAAGACTATAAGAATATTCATAGCCTTCTAATCGTACGAAATAGGACATTGGTATATGAGGAATACTTTGCTGGCATCGATGGCCACAAAGGATTTGTCGAGTTCGATAAGAACAAACTACACGATCTGCGATCTGTTTCAAAGAGCGTTGCATCAGCGTTAATCGGTATTGCAATTGACCGCGGATACATTGAATCCGTTGATGTACCCATATTTCAATTCTTCCCAGAATACGCCGACCACCGGACTGACGAGAAAAACAGGATAACATTGAAACATTTGTTGACGATGACGGCTGGGTTTGAATGGGATCAATCTGGTGCACATCAGTCAGAGCCTGATTCCCTCAACTCCGAGGCACAAATGGAGAACAGTGCCGATTTCATAGAATATGTCCTGTCAAAAGAGATGTCAGACGAACCCGGTGAGCGTTTCAATTACAATAGTGGTTGCACGATCCTCCTCGCGGGTGTAATTAAGAACGTCTCAGGAATGCACGCGGATCAGTTTGCAGAGAAGTATCTCTTTCGTCCCTTGGGAATCAATCATCATGATTGGTTTCGAACGGCAAACGGGTTACCCCAGACTCACGCAGGATTGTTGCTGCGCCCACGGGACATGGCCAAAATCGGACAGCTCTATCTTGATCAGGGACGATGGAAGGACCAGCAGATCTTCCCTGCCTCCTGGGTCAGTGAGTCTACAAAACCGCATTCTAAAAACGAAGGGTACGGATTCGGTTGGTGGCTCGATAGCTTTTCGGTCCAAGGCAGAACTCTCAAAGGCTACGTTGCCGCAGGTAACGGAGGTCAGTTTATATTTGTGATCCCGGATATACAGATGGTAATCGTTTTTTCAGGTGGTAACTACGGCTCCTCAATTGCGAACCAGGCATTCAAAATTGTGAACGAATATGTACTTCCGTCAGTCAACAATCATCTTTGA
- a CDS encoding 7-carboxy-7-deazaguanine synthase QueE, translating into MKFSELFHTIQGEGQFIGVPSVFFRTSYCNLRCVWCDTPYTSWTPEDRDISVSESVAAISQYGCQHVVITGGEPFIQARELMELCCELDKRGHHITIETNATLFAAVAAHLISMSPKLRNSNPPTDNRFFKRHERGRIRPDVIRKFLDNYPCQVKFVVDAPEDLAEIQALQTEIDIPAETILLMPQGTTPTLLQQKQEWLVDLCKENGYRYSPRVHVDIWGDKRGV; encoded by the coding sequence ATGAAATTTAGCGAACTCTTCCATACGATTCAGGGTGAAGGACAATTTATCGGTGTTCCCTCTGTTTTCTTCCGAACGAGTTATTGCAATCTGAGATGTGTTTGGTGTGATACACCTTACACATCTTGGACCCCTGAAGACCGGGACATCTCTGTCTCTGAAAGCGTTGCAGCGATCTCGCAATACGGCTGTCAGCACGTCGTTATTACCGGTGGAGAGCCGTTTATTCAGGCAAGGGAGTTGATGGAACTCTGTTGTGAATTGGATAAACGGGGGCATCACATCACAATTGAAACGAACGCCACTCTTTTTGCGGCGGTAGCGGCACATCTCATTTCCATGAGTCCTAAGTTGCGTAACTCTAATCCACCAACAGACAACCGATTTTTCAAACGTCACGAACGTGGACGCATCCGTCCGGATGTTATCCGAAAATTTTTGGATAACTATCCATGCCAAGTGAAATTTGTCGTGGATGCCCCTGAAGATTTAGCGGAGATCCAAGCGTTACAGACGGAGATTGATATTCCTGCCGAGACCATCCTCTTAATGCCTCAAGGGACAACGCCGACCCTGCTACAACAGAAACAGGAATGGTTGGTGGATCTCTGCAAAGAGAACGGTTATCGTTATTCCCCTCGTGTCCACGTGGATATATGGGGAGATAAACGCGGCGTCTAA
- a CDS encoding AAA-like domain-containing protein, whose amino-acid sequence MKTFGTQGPVHPDENYIVSRSEKVKDFIDRVKKGRYIVIFAPRQTGKTTFFQRALDTLSAAETTYFPIQLNFEVYEDCTPSVFYNGIYEDIREEIENTFQQRGNVPTEALTRFLQDTKITDHLSMGRFFRQFGNLLNAEYGEQQVILIIDEFDGIPQEAVRGFLHALRRIYLPGSTDRCPHSVSIVGVKSIRQLNYDRSISPFNIQDEFHLPNFSLEQVGELLGQYTAEGGQAFAPEVIKTLWNQTGGQPFLVNRLAQILTEELDIPKTETITMDHFTTAHRWLLDERNTNIDHLLSNIRRDPRFETLLMQIVSYENSVRFNPDNPIIDELATYGVITRGTDRRCEIVNPIYFYRILQAFKPIVNGLERDYFPEGTVSFQYLTPTGHIQMERLLDNFGAFIARAGFKILQVPDTPQEFIGQHLLFAYLDQFIESVDGAMYMEVPTGRGRMDLLILHKGQKYIVETKIWGNEQHYQTGKTQLAAYLKLEKANEGYYVVFDHRQPAVPRVETEMVAGVKIRSYVIPVVQERPSDK is encoded by the coding sequence ATGAAGACCTTTGGAACGCAAGGTCCCGTGCACCCTGATGAAAACTACATTGTTAGCCGGTCCGAGAAGGTGAAGGATTTCATTGACCGTGTCAAAAAGGGCCGCTACATTGTTATCTTCGCACCACGACAGACAGGAAAAACAACCTTCTTCCAACGTGCCCTGGATACACTTTCAGCGGCGGAAACAACTTACTTCCCAATCCAACTGAATTTTGAGGTCTATGAAGATTGTACGCCCTCAGTTTTTTATAACGGCATCTACGAAGATATTCGCGAAGAAATTGAGAATACCTTTCAGCAGCGTGGAAATGTGCCGACTGAGGCACTCACACGATTCTTACAAGATACAAAAATAACGGATCACCTCTCAATGGGAAGATTCTTTAGGCAATTTGGAAATCTTCTAAACGCTGAATACGGCGAGCAACAGGTTATCCTCATCATCGACGAATTTGATGGAATCCCGCAAGAAGCCGTGAGAGGTTTTCTGCATGCGCTCCGCCGTATCTACCTCCCTGGCTCTACCGATAGATGTCCGCATAGTGTGAGTATTGTCGGGGTCAAGAGCATCCGGCAACTCAACTACGATAGGTCTATCTCTCCCTTCAATATCCAAGACGAGTTTCACTTACCGAACTTTAGTTTGGAACAGGTCGGCGAACTTCTTGGACAATATACCGCTGAGGGTGGCCAAGCCTTCGCACCAGAAGTCATCAAAACCCTCTGGAACCAAACCGGAGGCCAACCCTTCCTCGTCAATCGGCTTGCCCAGATTCTTACCGAGGAACTGGACATCCCTAAGACAGAAACGATTACGATGGATCACTTTACGACTGCACACAGATGGCTTCTCGACGAGCGAAACACCAATATCGACCATCTCTTATCCAATATTCGCAGAGATCCGCGCTTTGAAACCCTCCTGATGCAAATCGTCTCTTATGAGAATAGTGTCCGATTCAACCCTGACAATCCTATCATTGATGAACTCGCAACCTACGGGGTCATCACGAGAGGGACTGACAGAAGGTGTGAAATTGTCAATCCGATCTATTTCTACCGTATTCTACAAGCCTTCAAGCCGATAGTTAACGGGCTGGAGCGCGACTACTTCCCGGAAGGCACAGTGAGTTTTCAATACCTTACGCCCACCGGCCATATCCAGATGGAGCGGCTCCTTGATAATTTCGGCGCATTTATTGCCCGCGCCGGGTTTAAGATACTCCAGGTCCCCGATACTCCACAAGAATTCATTGGGCAGCATTTGCTTTTTGCCTATCTCGATCAATTCATTGAGAGCGTGGATGGCGCGATGTACATGGAAGTCCCAACCGGACGCGGCCGGATGGACCTCCTCATCCTTCACAAAGGACAGAAGTACATTGTCGAAACGAAGATTTGGGGAAACGAGCAGCACTACCAGACAGGCAAGACCCAACTTGCCGCGTATCTGAAATTAGAAAAGGCAAACGAAGGATACTACGTCGTTTTCGATCACCGCCAACCCGCAGTCCCGCGCGTAGAGACAGAGATGGTAGCAGGTGTAAAGATTCGGAGTTACGTCATTCCTGTAGTTCAGGAACGTCCTTCAGATAAATAA
- a CDS encoding WYL domain-containing protein → MPYCSVCKIETDYEYDIALSNGDSLHYSCIILLQMRKHEIETALQKQKSQLILSLFVPNEGVAQDITSETDVEDLRATLEKVKSVLTGIYDHLPCWPPDWDERKRRVIRENGSICSHCDEEQDVYLLHDIPVFEGGTNELDTLRLVCAECYRGMYREVDMFGSFTLKPSQSEFSEQFADIQSAIDNDQRIRFEYKKPRAKRWTTRVVVPERFLNIPNNRESGETLCVEGFCELRQDTRVFALERMQALEVIED, encoded by the coding sequence ATGCCTTATTGCAGTGTGTGCAAGATAGAGACCGATTATGAATACGATATAGCACTTTCCAACGGGGACTCCCTGCATTATTCGTGTATCATCCTATTGCAAATGCGAAAACATGAGATTGAAACTGCCCTGCAAAAACAGAAGTCACAACTCATTCTGTCGCTCTTTGTGCCAAATGAGGGTGTAGCACAAGACATAACCTCAGAAACTGATGTTGAAGATTTACGTGCCACACTCGAGAAGGTAAAATCCGTTTTAACCGGAATCTATGACCATTTGCCGTGTTGGCCCCCGGATTGGGATGAACGGAAACGGCGGGTTATCCGGGAAAACGGTTCGATCTGTTCACATTGTGACGAGGAGCAGGATGTCTATCTACTGCATGATATTCCGGTATTTGAAGGTGGTACGAACGAGTTAGATACTCTCCGACTCGTCTGCGCTGAATGTTACAGGGGTATGTACCGGGAAGTCGATATGTTCGGCAGTTTTACGCTAAAGCCATCACAGTCAGAATTCTCGGAACAATTCGCGGACATCCAATCGGCGATTGACAACGACCAGCGGATTCGGTTCGAGTACAAAAAACCGAGGGCTAAACGGTGGACGACACGTGTGGTTGTCCCAGAACGGTTCCTGAATATTCCGAACAACCGAGAGTCCGGTGAGACCTTGTGTGTAGAAGGATTTTGCGAGTTACGACAGGATACCCGCGTCTTTGCACTTGAGCGAATGCAAGCGTTAGAGGTCATTGAGGATTAA